A portion of the Micromonospora vinacea genome contains these proteins:
- a CDS encoding helix-turn-helix transcriptional regulator: MNARGQLGDFLQARRSQLRPEDTGVATYGERRRVRGLRREELALLAGVSVSYYTRLEQGQAVNASPEVLDALARALRLDDAERRHLNELAAGTRRRPAVRRPAPERLSPAVRQLVATLGDVPVVVLGRRADVLAWNTAGHALFAGHVDPEIPERPNQYPNMARLVFLDAHTRDLYVDWPAKARAVVATLRMASGQHPDDPLMTALVGELTVRSSEFAAMWADHRVKAGGDAVYEMRHPLVGAMNVTQQSLRTEDGQTVVVATTEPGSASQAAMTLLVHGAVTTRAVASQPLVRRE, translated from the coding sequence GGCCCGGCGCTCCCAGCTACGGCCGGAGGACACCGGCGTGGCGACGTACGGTGAGCGGCGCCGGGTTCGAGGGCTGCGCCGGGAAGAGCTGGCCCTGCTGGCCGGGGTGAGCGTTTCGTACTACACCCGGTTGGAGCAGGGGCAGGCCGTCAACGCCTCACCCGAGGTGCTCGACGCGCTCGCCCGGGCACTGCGACTCGACGACGCGGAACGCCGCCATCTGAACGAGCTGGCGGCCGGTACCCGCCGCCGGCCCGCCGTCCGTCGCCCGGCCCCGGAGCGGCTGAGCCCGGCGGTACGCCAACTCGTCGCGACACTTGGTGACGTACCGGTGGTGGTGCTCGGTCGCCGCGCCGACGTGCTGGCCTGGAACACCGCCGGTCATGCCCTGTTCGCCGGCCACGTGGACCCGGAGATCCCGGAGCGGCCGAACCAGTACCCGAACATGGCACGGCTGGTGTTCCTGGACGCCCACACCCGCGACCTGTACGTGGACTGGCCCGCCAAGGCCCGCGCGGTGGTGGCGACGCTGCGGATGGCTTCCGGGCAGCACCCGGACGACCCGCTGATGACCGCGCTGGTCGGTGAGCTGACGGTGCGGAGTTCGGAGTTCGCCGCCATGTGGGCCGACCACCGGGTGAAGGCCGGCGGCGACGCCGTCTACGAGATGCGTCACCCGCTTGTCGGCGCGATGAACGTGACACAGCAGTCCCTGCGTACCGAGGACGGCCAGACCGTCGTCGTCGCCACCACCGAACCCGGCTCGGCATCTCAGGCTGCGATGACGTTGCTCGTGCACGGCGCCGTCACCACCCGTGCCGTGGCGTCGCAGCCGCTCGTCAGGCGCGAATAG